The following coding sequences lie in one Salmo salar chromosome ssa13, Ssal_v3.1, whole genome shotgun sequence genomic window:
- the wdr91 gene encoding WD repeat-containing protein 91 isoform X2, producing the protein MGSAVERTDEHVREYLIYRGFTSTLKHLDSDMKADKEKGFRVDKIIDQLQLFIHTFDLNGLKDYWGYLDRRLFCRLEDIYRPTVSKLRTSLFRYYVVYTVQLKNLEKTQEFFQRQAQELQGKPEWRDWFILPFMPAPEQNPLFSPYFSRQWSDTFLVSLHNFLSVLFQCMPQPVLLSFDSEVQRTTCLQEENDQLRHMLFSLQGEAKLKKQEEMVHHKLPPYVQNMDRLGDTELDLVTCQRNPALTTTPSRNFFSTFLPQARRVPGKMPRGLPGSSPTQASLGRKDTAANQPKDPVAASKEPRPVCSAGGTSEPQAGFTSHPRQRRHQDHEKERKELFSKPQNQMPEKRGESGDPEPHLEGGTTSSDLIDPPPPNQTQVSGEGQRATGVLGVEQPFIKLSQEEYGEHHSSIMHCRVDCSGRRVASLDVDGVIKVWSFNPIMQTKATIMSKSPLLSLEWATKPDRLLLLGSGVGTVRLYDTDAKKNLYEMAIDETHQRILSLACSPSGTSFVCSAAAHAGPGRSGSVTETVPRLPNPLSVSGQLLLWDTKTVKQQLQFSLEPGPVAINCTAFNHNGNLLVTGAADGVIRLFDMQRYDCAMSWRAHDGEVYSVEFSYDENTVFSIGEDGKFIQWNIHRCGVKQSENSLPQDATGPFVLSGYSGYKQVQVPRGRLFAFDSEGQHVLTCSNNGGLIYRLNSTSDSGLEKVLPLGGHKAPVVTVDWCSAMDCGTCLTASMDGKIKLSTLLAQKS; encoded by the exons atgggGTCAGCTGTCGAGAGGACAGATGAACATGTCCGAGAATACTTGATATATCGAGGTTTCACCAGCACGCTGAAACACCTAGACTCTGATATGAAAGCAGACAAGGAGAAAGGATTCAGA GTGGATAAGATCATTGATCAGCTTCAGCTGTTCATCCATACCTTCGACCTGAATGGCCTGAAGGACTACTGGGGCTACCTGGACCGGAGACTGTTCTGTAGGCTAGAAGACATCTACAGACCAACAGTCTCCAAACTACGGACCAGTCTCTTCAGATACTACGTTGTTTATACTGTACAG ttaaAGAACCTAGAGAAGACACAGGAGTTTTTCCAGCGTCAGGCTCAGGAGCTGCAGGGCAAGCCGGAGTGGCGTGATTGGTTCATCCTGCCGTTTATGCCCGCCCCCGAGCAGAACCCCTTGTTCTCGCCGTACTTCTCCCGTCAGTGGTCGGACACCTTCCTGGTCTCACTGCACAACTTCCTCTCTGTGCTGTTCCAGTGCATGC CGCAGCCTGTGCTCCTGAGCTTTGACTCTGAAGTCCAGAGGACCACTTGTCTACAGGAGGAGAATGATCAGCTCAGACACATG CTATTTTCCCTGCAGGGAGAGGCTAAACTAAAGAAGCAGGAAGAGATGGTGCATCACAAACTCCCCCCCTACGTACAAAACATGGACCGCCTCGGAGACACTGAGCT GGACTTGGTGACGTGCCAGCGAAATCCCGCCCTTACCACCACTCCTTCCAGGAACTTCTTCTCTACATTCCTGCCCCAGGCCAGACGGGTACCTGGCAAGATGCCTCGAGGACTTCCTGGGTCCTCGCCAACACAGGCCTCGTTGGGACGCAAGGACACCGCAGCCAATCAA CCCAAGGACCCAGTAGCGGCCTCCAAGGAACCCAGGCCGGTCTGTAGCGCTGGGGGAACCAGTGAACCCCAGGCTGGGTTTACCTCTCACCCCAGGCAGAGACGGCACCAGGACCACGAGAAGGAAAGGAAGGAGCTCTTCTCCAAGCCACAAAATCAG ATGCctgagaagagaggggaaagTGGGGACCCAGAGCCTCACCTTGAGGGGGGGACCACCAGCAGTGACCTGATAGACCCTCCTCCCCCCAACCAGACACAGGTCAGCGGGGAGGGACAGAGGGCTACAGGGGTGCTGGGGGTGGAACAACCCTTCATCAAGCTCAGTCAGGAAGAGTACGGAGAGCATCACTCCTCTATCATGCACTGCAG GGTGGACTGCTCAGGGAGGAGAGTAGCCAGTTTGGACGTGGACGGAGTCATCAAGGTGTGGTCCTTCAACCCCATCATGCAGACCAAGGCCACCATCATGTCCAAGtcccctctgctgtctctggagTGGGCCACCAAGCCTGACAGACTG CTGTTACTGGGCAGTGGTGTGGGCACGGTGAGGCTGTACGACACTGACGCTAAGAAGAACCTATATGAGATGGCCATAGATGAGACTCATCAACG catcctGTCCCTGGCCTGTAGCCCCAGTGGGACGTCCTTTGTGTGTTCTGCAGCAGCACACGCCGGGCCTGGGCGCTCTGggagtgtgacagagacagtacCACGGCTTCCcaatcccctctctgtctctggacAGCTGCTGCTCTGGGACACCAAGACTGTCAAACAGCAG CTTCAGTTCTCTCTGGAGCCTGGTCCAGTAGCCATCAACTGTACAGCCTTCAACCACAACGGAAACCTACTGGTAACTGGAGCTGCTGATGGAGTAATTAGACTGTTCG ATATGCAGCGTTATGACTGCGCTATGAGCTGGAGGGCCCACGATGGCGAGGTGTACAGTGTTGAGTTCAGCTATGATGAGAATACAGTGTTCAGTATCGGAGAGGACGGCAAG TTTATCCAGTGGAACATCCACCGGTGTGGAGTGAAGCAGTCAGAGAACTCCCTGCCCCAGGATGCAACGGGGCCCTTTGTCCTGTCTGGCTACAGTGGATACAAGCAGGTCCAGGTGCCACGTGGACGGCTGTTCGCCTTCGACTCCGAGGgacaacatgtcctcacctgcTCCAATAACGGAGGACTCATCTACAGG
- the wdr91 gene encoding WD repeat-containing protein 91 isoform X1 gives MQSEEVNDWRERTMGSAVERTDEHVREYLIYRGFTSTLKHLDSDMKADKEKGFRVDKIIDQLQLFIHTFDLNGLKDYWGYLDRRLFCRLEDIYRPTVSKLRTSLFRYYVVYTVQLKNLEKTQEFFQRQAQELQGKPEWRDWFILPFMPAPEQNPLFSPYFSRQWSDTFLVSLHNFLSVLFQCMPQPVLLSFDSEVQRTTCLQEENDQLRHMLFSLQGEAKLKKQEEMVHHKLPPYVQNMDRLGDTELDLVTCQRNPALTTTPSRNFFSTFLPQARRVPGKMPRGLPGSSPTQASLGRKDTAANQPKDPVAASKEPRPVCSAGGTSEPQAGFTSHPRQRRHQDHEKERKELFSKPQNQMPEKRGESGDPEPHLEGGTTSSDLIDPPPPNQTQVSGEGQRATGVLGVEQPFIKLSQEEYGEHHSSIMHCRVDCSGRRVASLDVDGVIKVWSFNPIMQTKATIMSKSPLLSLEWATKPDRLLLLGSGVGTVRLYDTDAKKNLYEMAIDETHQRILSLACSPSGTSFVCSAAAHAGPGRSGSVTETVPRLPNPLSVSGQLLLWDTKTVKQQLQFSLEPGPVAINCTAFNHNGNLLVTGAADGVIRLFDMQRYDCAMSWRAHDGEVYSVEFSYDENTVFSIGEDGKFIQWNIHRCGVKQSENSLPQDATGPFVLSGYSGYKQVQVPRGRLFAFDSEGQHVLTCSNNGGLIYRLNSTSDSGLEKVLPLGGHKAPVVTVDWCSAMDCGTCLTASMDGKIKLSTLLAQKS, from the exons ATGCAATCTGAAGAAGTAAACGATT ggagagagagaacgatgggGTCAGCTGTCGAGAGGACAGATGAACATGTCCGAGAATACTTGATATATCGAGGTTTCACCAGCACGCTGAAACACCTAGACTCTGATATGAAAGCAGACAAGGAGAAAGGATTCAGA GTGGATAAGATCATTGATCAGCTTCAGCTGTTCATCCATACCTTCGACCTGAATGGCCTGAAGGACTACTGGGGCTACCTGGACCGGAGACTGTTCTGTAGGCTAGAAGACATCTACAGACCAACAGTCTCCAAACTACGGACCAGTCTCTTCAGATACTACGTTGTTTATACTGTACAG ttaaAGAACCTAGAGAAGACACAGGAGTTTTTCCAGCGTCAGGCTCAGGAGCTGCAGGGCAAGCCGGAGTGGCGTGATTGGTTCATCCTGCCGTTTATGCCCGCCCCCGAGCAGAACCCCTTGTTCTCGCCGTACTTCTCCCGTCAGTGGTCGGACACCTTCCTGGTCTCACTGCACAACTTCCTCTCTGTGCTGTTCCAGTGCATGC CGCAGCCTGTGCTCCTGAGCTTTGACTCTGAAGTCCAGAGGACCACTTGTCTACAGGAGGAGAATGATCAGCTCAGACACATG CTATTTTCCCTGCAGGGAGAGGCTAAACTAAAGAAGCAGGAAGAGATGGTGCATCACAAACTCCCCCCCTACGTACAAAACATGGACCGCCTCGGAGACACTGAGCT GGACTTGGTGACGTGCCAGCGAAATCCCGCCCTTACCACCACTCCTTCCAGGAACTTCTTCTCTACATTCCTGCCCCAGGCCAGACGGGTACCTGGCAAGATGCCTCGAGGACTTCCTGGGTCCTCGCCAACACAGGCCTCGTTGGGACGCAAGGACACCGCAGCCAATCAA CCCAAGGACCCAGTAGCGGCCTCCAAGGAACCCAGGCCGGTCTGTAGCGCTGGGGGAACCAGTGAACCCCAGGCTGGGTTTACCTCTCACCCCAGGCAGAGACGGCACCAGGACCACGAGAAGGAAAGGAAGGAGCTCTTCTCCAAGCCACAAAATCAG ATGCctgagaagagaggggaaagTGGGGACCCAGAGCCTCACCTTGAGGGGGGGACCACCAGCAGTGACCTGATAGACCCTCCTCCCCCCAACCAGACACAGGTCAGCGGGGAGGGACAGAGGGCTACAGGGGTGCTGGGGGTGGAACAACCCTTCATCAAGCTCAGTCAGGAAGAGTACGGAGAGCATCACTCCTCTATCATGCACTGCAG GGTGGACTGCTCAGGGAGGAGAGTAGCCAGTTTGGACGTGGACGGAGTCATCAAGGTGTGGTCCTTCAACCCCATCATGCAGACCAAGGCCACCATCATGTCCAAGtcccctctgctgtctctggagTGGGCCACCAAGCCTGACAGACTG CTGTTACTGGGCAGTGGTGTGGGCACGGTGAGGCTGTACGACACTGACGCTAAGAAGAACCTATATGAGATGGCCATAGATGAGACTCATCAACG catcctGTCCCTGGCCTGTAGCCCCAGTGGGACGTCCTTTGTGTGTTCTGCAGCAGCACACGCCGGGCCTGGGCGCTCTGggagtgtgacagagacagtacCACGGCTTCCcaatcccctctctgtctctggacAGCTGCTGCTCTGGGACACCAAGACTGTCAAACAGCAG CTTCAGTTCTCTCTGGAGCCTGGTCCAGTAGCCATCAACTGTACAGCCTTCAACCACAACGGAAACCTACTGGTAACTGGAGCTGCTGATGGAGTAATTAGACTGTTCG ATATGCAGCGTTATGACTGCGCTATGAGCTGGAGGGCCCACGATGGCGAGGTGTACAGTGTTGAGTTCAGCTATGATGAGAATACAGTGTTCAGTATCGGAGAGGACGGCAAG TTTATCCAGTGGAACATCCACCGGTGTGGAGTGAAGCAGTCAGAGAACTCCCTGCCCCAGGATGCAACGGGGCCCTTTGTCCTGTCTGGCTACAGTGGATACAAGCAGGTCCAGGTGCCACGTGGACGGCTGTTCGCCTTCGACTCCGAGGgacaacatgtcctcacctgcTCCAATAACGGAGGACTCATCTACAGG